In Oncorhynchus kisutch isolate 150728-3 linkage group LG5, Okis_V2, whole genome shotgun sequence, a genomic segment contains:
- the atp5pf gene encoding ATP synthase peripheral stalk subunit F6, mitochondrial isoform X1, with translation MFVIFILIQVIASRMALRKLFRLSSLLRSAVSLTLRRNFGLSAVLFNRAKDLDPIQKLFLDKIRDYSTKSKAAAGGIVDAGPSYEKGVSEEITKLQRLYGTGDLTKFPNFKFTEPQLQEVAK, from the exons ATGTTCGTCATATTCATTCTAATACAAGTCATAGCCAGCCG TATGGCGCTTCGTAAACTATTCCGGCTGTCCTCGCTGTTGCGCTCCGCGGTGTCATTGACACTGCGCAGGAATTTCGGCCTGTCTGCTGTCCTCTTCAACCGGGCCAAGGACCTGGACCCTATCCAGAAACTATTCCTAGACAAGATCCGCGACTACAGCACCAAGAGCAA GGCTGCAGCAGGTGGGATTGTTGATGCAGGCCCCTCTTACGAAAAGGGTGTCTCAGAGGAGATCACCAAACTGCAGAGGTTATACGGGACCGGTGACCTCACCAAATTCCCTAACTTCAAATTTACAG AGCCCCAGCTGCAGGAAGTGGCCAAGTGA
- the atp5pf gene encoding ATP synthase peripheral stalk subunit F6, mitochondrial isoform X2 codes for MALRKLFRLSSLLRSAVSLTLRRNFGLSAVLFNRAKDLDPIQKLFLDKIRDYSTKSKAAAGGIVDAGPSYEKGVSEEITKLQRLYGTGDLTKFPNFKFTEPQLQEVAK; via the exons ATGGCGCTTCGTAAACTATTCCGGCTGTCCTCGCTGTTGCGCTCCGCGGTGTCATTGACACTGCGCAGGAATTTCGGCCTGTCTGCTGTCCTCTTCAACCGGGCCAAGGACCTGGACCCTATCCAGAAACTATTCCTAGACAAGATCCGCGACTACAGCACCAAGAGCAA GGCTGCAGCAGGTGGGATTGTTGATGCAGGCCCCTCTTACGAAAAGGGTGTCTCAGAGGAGATCACCAAACTGCAGAGGTTATACGGGACCGGTGACCTCACCAAATTCCCTAACTTCAAATTTACAG AGCCCCAGCTGCAGGAAGTGGCCAAGTGA